The sequence CGAGTCCGAAACACGCAACCTGATGGCGGGTTAATAGGTGACGGCAATTCGCCCTCTAATAACTGAATAACTTTCGCCCTTTCTTTGTCTGGATCAGGGATAGGAACAGCCGACATCAATGCTTTGGTGTAAGGGTGCTGGGGATTATGATAAACCTCATCATAGGTACCCAGCTCAACGGCATGACCCAGATACATCACCAATACTCGGTCAGAAATATGTTTTACCACCGCCAAATCATGCGCAATGAAAATCAGTGATAGCCCCATCTCGCGCTGTAACTGCTGCAACAGATTCACAACCTGGGCCTGAATTGACACATCAAGCGCGGATACCGGCTCATCGCAAATGACCAGTTTCGGCTCAAGGATCAACGCGCGAGCAATACCAATTCGTTGGCACTGCCCCCCTGAGAATTCGTGCGGGTAACGGTTGATTAAGTTAGGCAGTAAACCCACCTTCAGCATCATGGCTTTAACTTTATCTTTGATTTCTTGACGTGGCATTTTCGGATGATATGTCCGCAATGGCTCAGCAATGATTTCGCCAATAGTCATCCGCGGATTTAATGATGCCAGCGGATCCTGGAATATCATCTGGATATCACTGCGAGTCTCACGCCACTGCGCATCACTCATGTTAAGTAAATCTTTACCTAACCACGCCACACTGCCGCTAGTGGCTTTCACCAAACCAATAATGGCGCGGGCAAATGTTGATTTACCACAACCGGACTCGCCCACCACCCCTAGGGTTTCACCTTCATACAGGCGCAAAGTGACGCCATCAACAGCTTTCAGTGTTTTGGCGGGTTGCCAGAACCACTGTTTGCCGTCCTGAATATTAAAATGTACTTTCAGGTCAGCCACTTCCAACAATACTTTTTTCTCTGTCATGGCATTCATACTAATTCCCCTACTGGCTTATAGCAGGCACGCAAACGGCCATCACCAAAATGCTCTAATGCTGGAGCCGTGGAGCAGCGGTCTATGGCATATTGGCAGCGCGGCTGGAACGGACACCCTTTCGGCAAGCGCAGTAAATTGGGCGGATTACCCGGAATAGTCATGAGAGATTCGCCTTCAGCATCGAGGCGAGGAACTGCATTCAGTAGACCAATAGAATAAGGGTGGCTTGGGTGATAAAACACATCACGCGCCTGACCATATTCCATCGTCCGCCCTGCATACATCACCAAAACTTTATTACAAATCCCGGCAACAACCCCCAGGTCATGGGTAATCATGATGATTGCCGTATTAAACTCATTCTTAAGTTCATTCAGCAAAGTCATGATTTGCGCCTGAACGGTAACATCTAATGCGGTCGTAGGTTCATCAGCAATTAACAATTTAGGCCGGCACAATAACGCCATTGCTATCATGACCCGCTGACGCATTCCCCCTGAAAATTCATGAGGATACATACGCATGCGCTTACGCGCTTCTGGCATTTTTACCGCATCAAGCATGCGAATTGACTCTTCGAATGCCTCACTCTTGCTCATCTTTTTGTGCAGTTGCAGCACTTCCATTAGCTGCTCACCCACACGCATATAAGGGTTAAGTGAGGTCATGGGGTCTTGGAAGATCATCGAGATCTCTTCAGCCCGTAAGCGGTTCAATTGCTTCTCTGGTAAGTTCAGGATTTCACGGCCATTAAATTTTGCCGAGCCACCAATGCGGCCATTGCTGGCCAGCAACCCCATCAAAGCGAATGCCGTTTGGGATTTGCCCGAGCCAGATTCACCGACAATACCGAGCGTTTCACCTGCGCGTAGGTCAAAGTTAAGGGCATTTACGGCAGTAACATCGCCATCTGGCGTCCCGAATGTAACGGTCAAGTCTTTGACATCCAACAGGACATCTTGCTGAACAGCAGACTGATTATCAATAGTCGTCATAATGCTACTCCTCAGCGGTCTTTCGGATCGAGGGCATCACGCAAGCCATCGCCGATAAAGTTGAAACAAAACAGGGTTACCACCAGGAAACCAGCAGGAAACATCAATAACCAAGGAGAAACTTCCATTGAATTGGCACCATCACTGAGTAACGCGCCCCAGCTGCTCAGCGGTTCTTGCGTCCCAAGCCCCAAGAAGCTCAAGAATGATTCAAACAAAATCATGCTGGGAACTAATAAAGAGGCGTAGACCACGACCACACCCAAGACATTGGGCACAATATGGCGCAATACAATATTGCGTGTGGAAACTCCGCCCACCAGCGCAGCTTCGATGAATTCTTTGCGTTTCAGACTCAGCGTTTGCCCGCGCACAATACGCGCCATATCCAACCAGGACACCATCCCGATGGCGACAAATATCAGCAGAATATTCTGGCCAAAGAAAGTCACCAGCAAAATGACGAAAAACATGAAAGGGAATGAGTTAAGAATCTCCAGCAAGCGCATCATCAGTGAGTCAACTTTCCCCCCCAGATAACCGGATAGCGAGCCGTATAATGTGCCGACAACCACAGCAACCAATGCGGCAGCAACACCCACCATCAATGAAATCCGTCCACCAATGGCAACACGAACCAACAGGTCTCGGCCCGAGGAATCGGTACCAAAATAGTGCCCGGATTCCATATCAGGTGCGGCTGACATCATGCCCCAATCAGTATCTGAATAGGAGAACTCAGCTAACATCGGGGCAAAAATAACAAATAAGGTAATAAACATCAGGATCACCAAACTGGTGATTGCCGCGCGGTTATGAATAAAGCGCCGGCGAGCATCCTGCCAAAGACTGCGCCCTTCCACTTCCAGTTTCTCACTGAAAACTTCCAGAGCTTCGCTATTTTTCTTGCTCAACATAATTGGCGTGCTCCAGTGCTAGTAACGGATTTTCGGATCGATAACGGCATACAGCAC comes from Yersinia canariae and encodes:
- the oppC gene encoding oligopeptide ABC transporter permease OppC, producing MMLSKKNSEALEVFSEKLEVEGRSLWQDARRRFIHNRAAITSLVILMFITLFVIFAPMLAEFSYSDTDWGMMSAAPDMESGHYFGTDSSGRDLLVRVAIGGRISLMVGVAAALVAVVVGTLYGSLSGYLGGKVDSLMMRLLEILNSFPFMFFVILLVTFFGQNILLIFVAIGMVSWLDMARIVRGQTLSLKRKEFIEAALVGGVSTRNIVLRHIVPNVLGVVVVYASLLVPSMILFESFLSFLGLGTQEPLSSWGALLSDGANSMEVSPWLLMFPAGFLVVTLFCFNFIGDGLRDALDPKDR
- the oppF gene encoding murein tripeptide/oligopeptide ABC transporter ATP binding protein OppF, producing MNAMTEKKVLLEVADLKVHFNIQDGKQWFWQPAKTLKAVDGVTLRLYEGETLGVVGESGCGKSTFARAIIGLVKATSGSVAWLGKDLLNMSDAQWRETRSDIQMIFQDPLASLNPRMTIGEIIAEPLRTYHPKMPRQEIKDKVKAMMLKVGLLPNLINRYPHEFSGGQCQRIGIARALILEPKLVICDEPVSALDVSIQAQVVNLLQQLQREMGLSLIFIAHDLAVVKHISDRVLVMYLGHAVELGTYDEVYHNPQHPYTKALMSAVPIPDPDKERAKVIQLLEGELPSPINPPSGCVFRTRCPIAGPECAKTRPLLEGSFRHAVSCLKVDPL
- a CDS encoding ABC transporter ATP-binding protein; the encoded protein is MTTIDNQSAVQQDVLLDVKDLTVTFGTPDGDVTAVNALNFDLRAGETLGIVGESGSGKSQTAFALMGLLASNGRIGGSAKFNGREILNLPEKQLNRLRAEEISMIFQDPMTSLNPYMRVGEQLMEVLQLHKKMSKSEAFEESIRMLDAVKMPEARKRMRMYPHEFSGGMRQRVMIAMALLCRPKLLIADEPTTALDVTVQAQIMTLLNELKNEFNTAIIMITHDLGVVAGICNKVLVMYAGRTMEYGQARDVFYHPSHPYSIGLLNAVPRLDAEGESLMTIPGNPPNLLRLPKGCPFQPRCQYAIDRCSTAPALEHFGDGRLRACYKPVGELV